The following are from one region of the Littorina saxatilis isolate snail1 linkage group LG2, US_GU_Lsax_2.0, whole genome shotgun sequence genome:
- the LOC138959808 gene encoding BTB/POZ domain-containing protein 17-like, giving the protein MGMKRFSAPPALYPQSVSPPVPTHPSGPAPTICPAPPVTSTSVSGMGHTHHHHHHQHHHHHPQQQQQQQQHPHDPSGKRVKTDPSLEWLLAHEAESDVTVSVNSGQLVFAAHRVVLAVKSEVLAESLAHLLQDSGQGEGHVTGDRPVLHVEEEGECCEVFSRFLYFLYSGAVWLHQDYVLPLYRLARKYKVTSLSAHCHNYVLQVLAKSCTSTSSHSSRSNQHHHHHNNHNNNNNNNNNNRDSCNVNHNHSPPGSALSSPNGNSPPYTGSGFSLDTVCELYEAGEYEGDIQRTAYRLLCCQFPQLVRSPRWQRCQVSTVCSLLASDAVGVEENVVLVAATDFMKRTQLADKKQIENILSLIRYPRLPRRVLYHLHKNGSFTNFPRVQELMLGAIKFHAFRDLPESRDDFTGPQFRPRVANNPPSPSRRASMHLATVTDLDTFPPTQSPVLPNTAFSLEPALPVTVTRSRQSQV; this is encoded by the coding sequence ATGGGCATGAAGCGATTCAGCGCGCCGCCCGCCCTCTACCCCCAGTCTGTTTCGCCCCCcgtccccacccacccctctgGCCCAGCCCCTACCATCTGCCCCGCCCCTCCCGTCACTAGCACGTCTGTGTCTGGGATGGGGCACacacaccaccatcaccaccaccagcatcaccaccaccatccccaacaacagcagcaacagcaacagcatcCTCACGACCCGAGCGGGAAGCGCGTCAAGACGGACCCCAGCCTGGAGTGGCTGCTGGCGCACGAGGCAGAGAGTGACGTCACGGTCAGCGTCAACTCGGGGCAGCTGGTGTTCGCGGCGCACCGCGTGGTGCTGGCGGTCAAGAGCGAGGTGCTGGCCGAGTCCCTGGCTCACCTCCTCCAGGACAGCGGTCAGGGCGAAGGTCACGTGACGGGGGACCGGCCCGTGCTGCacgtggaggaggagggggagtgtTGCGAGGTTTTCTCGCGCTTCCTCTACTTTCTGTACAGCGGCGCGGTGTGGCTGCACCAGGACTACGTCTTGCCGCTCTACCGCCTGGCGCGCAAGTACAAAGTGACGTCACTCTCCGCGCACTGCCACAACTACGTGCTGCAGGTGCTCGCCAAGTCGTGCACCTCCACCTCCTCTCACTCCTCCCGCTCAaaccagcaccaccaccaccacaacaaccacaacaataacaacaataacaataacaacaaccggGACAGTTGTAACGTGAACCACAACCACAGCCCCCCAGGCAGCGCGCTGAGCTCCCCTAACGGCAACTCCCCGCCCTACACAGGCAGCGGCTTCTCGCTGGACACGGTGTGCGAGCTGTACGAGGCGGGAGAGTACGAGGGCGACATCCAGCGCACGGCCTACCGCCTGCTGTGCTGCCAGTTCCCGCAGCTGGTCCGCTCCCCCCGCTGGCAACGCTGCCAGGTCAGCACGGTGTGCAGTCTGCTGGCGTCCGACGCGGTCGGCGTGGAGGAGAACGTGGTGCTGGTGGCCGCCACGGACTTCATGAAGCGAACCCAGCTAGCCGACAAGAAGCAGATCGAGAACATCCTCTCCCTCATCCGCTACCCGCGACTCCCGCGCCGCGTGCTCTACCACCTGCACAAGAACGGATCCTTCACCAACTTCCCGCGCGTGCAGGAGCTCATGCTCGGCGCCATCAAGTTCCACGCCTTCCGCGACCTGCCCGAGTCACGTGATGACTTCACCGGCCCCCAGTTCCGGCCCCGTGTCGCCAACaaccctccctctccctcccggCGTGCCTCCATGCACCTGGCCACCGTCACCGACCTCGACACCTTCCCCCCCACCCAGTCCCCCGTCTTACCGAACACGGCGTTCTCCCTGGAACCAGCGCTACCCGTCACGGTGACCAGGTCAAGACAGTCCCAGGTCTGA